From Thunnus albacares chromosome 22, fThuAlb1.1, whole genome shotgun sequence, the proteins below share one genomic window:
- the LOC122974118 gene encoding tripartite motif-containing protein 16-like — protein sequence MAQQGNQADRVKFCCSICLDLLKDPVTIPCGHNYCMSCIKTFWDGEDQKIHSCPQCRKTFIPRPDLVKNTMLAELVEEKKTRLGAAPADHCYAGPEDVACDVCTGGKLKALKSCLVCLASYCEQHLQPHYESPTFKKHKLIEASVKLQETICSRHDEVMKIFCRTDQQCICMLCSMDEHKGHDTISAAAERTEKQKELSVSQQNIQQRIQEREKDVKELQQEVEAINRSADKAVEDSEKIFTELIRDIQKRSSDVKQQIRSQQETEVNQVKDLQEKLQQEIKELKKKDVELEKLLRTEDHTQFLQKYPSLSGVCGSAGSPRTNISHLWYFKDVMAAVTVVRDKLQIILSEKWPQPEPKTRAEFLQYSRQITLDPNTANNFLVLSDGNRKVTFKRDNKPYSQHPDRFTCISQVLSKDGLTGRCYWEVEKSRSVEVAVAYKSISRSGDFNAHVFGYNERSWVLRCDNGYTFRHNNIFAAAISGPQSSRIGVYLDHSAGILSFYSISETMTLLHRVQTTFTQPLYAGLSLWSDGDTAELCKFK from the coding sequence ATGGCGCAGCAAGGAAATCAAGCAGACAGAGTGAAATTCTGttgttcgatctgtctggatctactgaaggatccggtgactattccctgtggacacaactactgcatgagctgtattaaaacCTTCTGGGATGGAGAAGATCAGAAGATCCATAGCTGTCCTCAGTGCCGAAAGACTTTCATACCGAGGCCTGacctggtgaaaaacaccatgttagcagagttagtggaggagaagaagaccAGACTGGGAGCTGCTCCAGCTGATCAttgctatgctggacctgaagatgtggcctgtgatgtctgtaCTGGGGGGAAGCTGAAAGCCCTCAAATCCTGTCTGGTTTGTCTGGCCTCCTACTGTGAGCAACACCTTCAGCCTCACTACGAGTCTCctacttttaaaaaacacaaactgattgAAGCTTCCGTTAAACTTCAGGAGAccatctgctctcgtcatgatgaggtgatgaagatttTCTGCCGCACTGATCAGCAGTGTATCTGTATGCTTTGCTCcatggatgaacataaaggccacgacacaatctcagctgcagcagaaaggacagaGAAGCAGAAGGAGCTCAGCGTAAGTCAGCAAAatatccagcagagaatccaggagagagagaaagatgtgaaggagcttcaacaggaggtggaggctatcaatcgctctgctgataaagcagtggaggacagtgagaagatcttcactgagtTGATCCGTGACATTCAGAAAAGAAGCTcagatgtgaagcagcagatcagatctcagcaggaaactgaagtgaatCAGGTCAAAGATCTTcaggagaagctgcagcaggagatcaaggagctgaagaagaaagaCGTTGAGCTGGAGAAGCTCTTACGCACAGAGGATCACACCCAGTTTCTGCAAAAATACCCCTCGCTGTCAGGTGTTTGTGGATCTGCAGGCTCTCCAAGAACCAATATTAGTCATCTGTGGTACTTTAAGGATGTAATGGCAGCTGTGACAGTGGTCAGAGATAAACTGCAGATCATTCTTAGTGAGAAATGGCCACAACCAGAGCcgaagaccagagctgagttcttACAATATTCACGTCAgatcacactggatccaaacacagcaaacaattTTCTGGTTTTATCAGATGGGAACAGAAAGGTAACATTTAAGAGAGATAATAAACCATATTCTCAacatccagacagattcactTGTATATCTCAGGTCCTGAGTAAAGATggtctgactggacgttgttactgggaggtggagaaGAGCAGGAGTGTTGAagtagcagtcgcatacaagagTATTAGTAGATCAGGGGACTTTAATGCGCATGTATTTGGATACAACGAAAGGTCTTGGGTTTTACGTTGTGACAATGGATACACATTCAGACATAACAATATCTTTGCTGCTGCCATCTCAGGCCCTCAATCCTCAAGAATAGGAGTGTACCTCGATCACAGTGCAGGTATTCTGTCTTTCTACAGCATCTCTGAAACGATGAccctcctccacagagtccagaccacattcactcagccgCTCTACGCTGGACTTAGTCTTTGGTCTGATGGAGACACTGCCGAGTTGTGTAAGTTCAAGTAG